A window of Nicotiana tabacum cultivar K326 chromosome 24, ASM71507v2, whole genome shotgun sequence contains these coding sequences:
- the LOC142178112 gene encoding uncharacterized protein LOC142178112 has product MYELVGKLNKIKRTLQELNKDRFSEFERKEDDAMQKLQNLVRQGPIISAIQRTQLEEQFNENELKKALWAIAGDKAPGPDGFDSQFFKDGWEVVGKDVVEVVLESGRSNVQKILICQDLVRLYNRKATTKSYLIKIDLNKAYDSVEWGFVEEMLYAMNIPVKFINWVMNCISTTQYNIALNGDLYGNIQGKHGLRIIKRVASMSGFLYHTKCQGLKLNHLCFADDVLLFCKGTYQSVLMMLRGRQSFSRASGLCTNAGKSNIFSANMDE; this is encoded by the exons ATGTATGAATTAGTAggaaaattaaacaaaatcaaacgTACATTACAAGAGCTGAACAAGGACAGGTTTAGTGAGTTTGAAAGGAAGGAAGATGATGCAATGCAAAAGCTTCAAAA CTTGGTAAGACAGGGTCCTATTATTTCTGCTATACAAAGAACACAACTAGAAGAGCAATTCAATGAGAATGAACTAAAGAAAGCATTATGGGCTATTGCTGGAGATAAGGCACCAGGCCCAGATGGCTTTGATAGTCAATTCTTTAAAGATGGATGGGAAGTTGTAGGGAAGGATGTGGTTGAAGTTGTGCTAGAAT CTGGGAGAAGTAATGTGCAGAAGATTCTCATTTGTCAAGATTTAGTAAGACTTTATAATAGGAAAGCCACTACCAAGAGTTACTTAATTAAAATTGATCTCAATAAAGCATATGATTCAGTAGAATGGGGGTTTGTGGAGGAAATGTTATATGCTATGAATATTCCTGTGAAATTCATTAATTGGGTGATGAATTGTATATCTACAACACAGTACAATATTGCTTTGAATGGGGACTTGTATGGAAATATTCAGGGCAAACATGGATTGAG AATAATAAAGAGAGTAGCAAGTATGTCAGGCTTTTTGTATCATACAAAATGTCAAGGGTTGAAGCTAAATCACTTATGCTTTGCTGAcgatgtccttttattttgcaAAGGGACTTACCAGTCAGTCTTGATGATGCTAAGAGGTCGTCAGTCCTTCTCAAGGGCTTCAGGATTATGCACCAATGCAGGGAAGTCTAATATTTTCAGTGCCAATATGGATGAATAA